The Coffea arabica cultivar ET-39 chromosome 1e, Coffea Arabica ET-39 HiFi, whole genome shotgun sequence genome has a window encoding:
- the LOC140004173 gene encoding uncharacterized protein produces MGFDIECIIDIQKYPGEYFCPVCRTLVYPNEALQSQCTHLYCKPCLAHVANNTRACPYDGYLVTESDSKLLIESDKALAENIGKVKVRCLYHRSGCTWEGPLSECTLHCSGCSFGSSPVICNRCGVQIVHRQVHDHAQSCPGVYQVQQADAAQVVASSGLTAATGAANQNQATSQAGAPTSKAQISHIAPPPLVPGQNSNQQANANSQAPATVPTTDQWYQQQYQQYYQQYAGYDPYQQAYTQYYPYQQLAVQQYPPQVLGQQPQIQVYAQAAAQVQPPSSSQPQVHPQTQSQPQNPGQPMAQAQPPPQPHPVQSQIKTQAQVQPHGATLIHSQPLAPQGQNQVQANPQQLLHPAVQSHAQIPAQANSIPGLPAPQTQHYNQPQAQPQPQPHPVQPQPQHVQAQYQQPHLPMHHPQPSLVHIQSHMLTQTQPQAQAQAQSQPHPQLQPQPQPQVQPQPQLQPHLRPSLPNQPTVPSAQPQPLPSSGHAVSGYQSYLQPQPLQQQPIPAHPASVSLPSGQIQGQVFPQPPLMRPPSQVPVLNQQQAQFQSQVQVSSMTTTQQQQFHPQAPQLSHPNQQHPVIHSNQQGLPQQYAQQQPFSNSAQGQLSHHNLVQQQSQLRPQGPPPMMQQSFNAYPQLQQNVANAPGVQSQQPHNYVGRPLMPHQGAPSQPQPFQQSSSGFISGAQIRHGQFGPYQQSPNQNYANKINNQLLTASDQQILQSGMTSTSGVLLRQGDGVSDKTNVVFEAGLPSQNDAEKVANASRVDSVEMKPLKSDVGISYEQDAARESTENSRKSESLVRDTGSELHGGIDGSGQPLTKLPLKEERIGYSLEHSSDVKSNEVAKQRDTIGDVRTDDVEPHKDQKAIFVKAGDESLQASTGPVNQQKSAGPPMLQSGPPVGPPSRTQLPGYPAMPGRPQGSGLLPQPRQPLNSNEQFQSPLLRQPHDVLPGGIPALGSTATFGRAPVPFGPPQGPALTALPPGSADPRGGIMGRAPQHGPAETEMLPKQRQSHFDGEHTKIPGSFERGPLGHPSGVEPNALRMNGKLGLEESSLGSQDDRFKALPGEHLNPFTREPTWPRDLGSRPLDRAPHGLNYDARPTLDSAGGGPASRMLPPFHPSGGPGMARHDVEHLVPRSPDREYLGMKAHSHGEGSRRNLPLDPQGNPILETRFLPLPGYQQRGDHEGPEALRYGEHRVPGPQDHIRRTDLFGQDIPPSHFRRGELLGPGNSTSNFGPFPGHAQMGEISGPTNLPHNFQYGEPFAGDKPGGQQLGEPGSRGSFSLQGFPSDGPYAGNMSTFDNSRKRKNMSMGWCRICKVDCETVEGLDRHSQSREHQKMSLDMVMSIKLQNKKKFKASNDRGGRELGNKKRNIGQEGRGKKP; encoded by the exons ATGGGTTTCGATATTGAGTGCATAATTGACATTCAAAAGTATCCTGGGGAGTACTTTTGTCCTGTTTGTCGTACACTTGTTTACCCAAATGAAGCACTTCAGTCGCAGTGCACCCATCTATATTGCAAGCCTTGTTTGGCACATGTTGCCAACAATACCCGTGCCTGTCCCTATGATGGATATTTGGTTACGGAATCAGATTCTAAG CTACTCATTGAATCAGACAAGGCACTTGCTGAAAATATCGGCAAAGTAAAAGTACGCTGTCTGTATCACAGAAGTGGATGCACATGGGAGGGTCCTCTGTCTGAGTGTACTCTGCATTGTTCTGGCTGCAGCTTTGGGAGTTCCCCGGTCATCTGCAACCGATGTGGAGTTCAAATTGTGCATCGTCAAGTACATGATCATGCCCAGAGTTGTCCT GGTGTGTATCAAGTGCAACAGGCAGATGCTGCTCAGGTTGTTGCCAGCTCGGGTTTGACTGCTGCCACTGGGGCTGCAAATCAAAATCAAGCTACCAGCCAGGCTGGAGCACCGACTTCTAAGGCCCAAATCTCTCATATTGCTCCTCCACCTTTGGTTCCTGGACAGAACTCCAATCAGCAGGCAAATGCAAACTCTCAGGCTCCAGCTACTGTGCCAACTACAGATCAATGGTATCAGCAACAATATCAGCAATACTACCAGCAGTATGCTGGTTATGACCCCTATCAGCAGGCTTATACACAGTATTATCCGTACCAGCAGTTAGCTGTTCAACAGTATCCCCCACAGGTACTTGGGCAGCAACCCCAGATTCAGGTCTATGCTCAGGCTGCTGCCCAGGTGCAGCCACCATCCTCTTCCCAACCACAGGTCCATCCTCAAACACAATCTCAACCGCAGAATCCTGGGCAACCTATGGCTCAAGCACAACCTCCACCCCAACCCCATCCCGTCCAATCTCAAATAAAGACTCAAGCACAGGTCCAACCGCATGGGGCTACCTTAATTCATTCTCAACCTTTGGCCCCACAGGGTCAGAACCAGGTTCAAGCTAATCCACAGCAGTTACTTCACCCTGCTGTGCAATCTCATGCTCAAATTCCAGCACAGGCTAACTCTATTCCTGGACTTCCAGCTCCTCAAACCCAGCATTATAACCAGCCCCAGGCCCAGCCCCAGCCCCAACCTCATCCTGTGCAGCCTCAGCCACAACATGTTCAGGCTCAATATCAGCAGCCACATCTACCAATGCACCATCCACAGCCTTCTCTGGTTCATATCCAATCTCATATGCTGACTCAGACCCAGCCGCAAGCTCAAGCTCAAGCTCAATCTCAACCACATCCACAGCTCCAGCCCCAACCTCAACCACAAGTCCAGCCCCAACCACAGCTTCAACCACATTTGCGGCCTTCACTTCCCAATCAACCTACTGTTCCAAGTGCCCAGCCCCAGCCTTTGCCTTCCTCCGGGCATGCTGTTTCTGGATATCAATCCTATTTGCAGCCTCAGCCCCTCCAGCAACAACCAATTCCTGCTCATCCTGCCAGTGTTTCTTTACCCTCTGGTCAAATACAAGGTCAGGTTTTTCCCCAACCACCATTGATGCGTCCTCCATCACAGGTTCCAGTGCTTAATCAGCAACAAGCTCAGTTTCAATCTCAAGTTCAAGTTTCTAGCATGACTACTACTCAGCAGCAGCAGTTCCATCCTCAAGCTCCACAGCTGAGCCACCCTAATCAACAGCACCCTGTTATTCACTCAAATCAGCAGGGGTTACCTCAGCAATATGCACAACAACAGCCTTTTTCTAACTCTGCTCAGGGTCAGTTGAGTCATCACAATCTTGTACAACAGCAGTCTCAGCTACGCCCACAAGGCCCACCTCCTATGATGCAGCAAAGTTTTAATGCCTATCCCCAGTTGCAGCAAAATGTTGCAAATGCTCCTGGTGTACAATCTCAGCAACCTCATAACTATGTTGGAAGACCTCTGATGCCACATCAAGGTGCACCATCTCAGCCTCAGCCTTTTCAACAGTCTTCTAGTGGTTTTATTTCTGGAGCTCAAATCAGGCATGGTCAATTTGGCCCGTACCAACAATCTCCAAATCAGAATTACGCAAATAAGATCAATAACCAGCTGCTGACAGCTTCTGATCAGCAAATTCTTCAGTCTGGGATGACTTCCACATCCGGAGTGCTGCTGAGGCAGGGTGACGGTGTTTCTGATAAAACAAATGTTGTGTTTGAAGCAGGGTTGCCTTCTCAGAATGATGCTGAAAAGGTTGCAAATGCTTCTAGAGTTGATTCTGTTGAAATGAAGCCTCTGAAATCTGATGTAGGGATAAGTTATGAGCAAGATGCAGCCAGAGAAAGCACTGAAAATTCTAGAAAGAGTGAATCTCTTGTCAGGGATACTGGCAGTGAATTACATGGAGGAATAGATGGTTCTGGTCAGCCTTTAACCAAGTTACCTTTGAAGGAAGAGCGTATTGGGTACTCCTTAGAGCATTCTTCTGATGTAAAGTCAAATGAAGTAGCAAAACAGCGAGATACTATAGGTGATGTCCGGACTGATGATGTAGAACCTCACAAGGATCAGAAGGCAATATTTGTAAAAGCTGGGGATGAGAGCTTGCAGGCTAGTACTGGGCCTGTTAATCAGCAAAAGTCTGCTGGACCTCCGATGTTGCAATCGGGACCTCCGGTTGGACCTCCATCTCGTACACAACTTCCTGGATATCCAGCTATGCCGGGGAGGCCTCAAGGATCTGGACTTTTGCCTCAACCTAGGCAACCGTTGAACTCAAATGAGCAATTCCAGTCACCATTGCTTAGACAACCTCATGATGTACTCCCTGGAGGGATCCCTGCTTTAGGTTCCACAGCCACATTTGGTAGGGCACCTGTTCCTTTTGGTCCTCCTCAGGGGCCTGCCTTGACTGCTTTACCTCCTGGTTCAGCTGATCCTCGAGGTGGGATAATGGGAAGAGCCCCTCAGCATGGTCCAGCAGAAACTGAAATGTTACCGAAGCAGAGGCAGAGCCACTTTGATGGAGAACACACAAAGATACCTGGATCTTTTGAGAGAGGTCCTCTAGGGCATCCTTCTGGAGTTGAACCAAATGCTTTGCGGATGAATGGAAAGCTGGGGCTTGAAGAATCTTCACTTGGGTCACAGGATGACAGGTTCAAGGCTTTGCCTGGGGAGCATTTGAACCCTTTTACAAGGGAACCTACTTGGCCTCGGGATCTAG GATCAAGGCCACTTGACAGGGCACCTCATGGGTTGAACTATGATGCTCGGCCAACATTGGATTCCGCTGGAGGTGGGCCTGCGTCTAGAATGCTGCCTCCATTTCATCCTTCTGGTG GTCCTGGAATGGCTAGGCATGATGTGGAACATTTGGTTCCGAGAAGTCCTGATAGGGAATACCTCGGCATGAAAGCACACTCACATGGTGAAGGATCCAGAAGGAATCTGCCTTTAGATCCTCAAGGTAATCCAATTCTTGAAACCAGATTTCTCCCTCTGCCAGGTTATCAGCAAAGAGGTGACCATGAAGGTCCAGAGGCTTTGAGATATGGTGAGCATAGGGTTCCCGGTCCTCAAGATCATATCAGGAGAACTGATCTGTTTGGTCAAGATATCCCACCTAGCCATTTCCGGAGGGGTGAGCTTTTGGGTCCTGGGAATTCAACAAGTAATTTTGGTCCCTTTCCTGGTCACGCTCAGATGGGAGAGATTTCTGGGCCCACAAATCTCCCGCATAACTTCCAGTATGGCGAACCATTTGCAGGAGATAAACCAGGTGGTCAACAACTTGGTGAGCCTGGTTCTAGGGGCAGTTTTTCACTCCAGGGATTTCCAAGTGATGGGCCTTATGCT GGCAACATGAGTACCTTTGATAACtcaagaaagaggaaaaatatGAGCATGGGATGGTGTCGCATATGCAAAGTGGATTGTGAAACTGTGGAAGGCTTAGACAGGCATTCACAATCAAGAGAGCACCAGAAGATGTCTCTCGACATGGTTATGAGCATCAAGCTGCAGAATAAGAAGAAATTTAA GGCTTCAAATGATCGTGGTGGACGTGAATTgggaaacaagaaaagaaacattGGTCAAGAGGGTCGTGGCAAGAAGCCTTGA
- the LOC113710446 gene encoding neutral ceramidase 2-like, with translation MELFSFLNLHLWRPAAMIWFAQLLLLLLLVQENRTVVGATSNYLIGLGSYDITGPAADVNMMGYANMDQTASGVHFRLRARAFIVAEPQGNRILFVNLDACMASQLVTIKVLERLKTRYGDLYTDKNVAISGIHTHAGPGGYLQYVVYIVTSLGFVRQSFDALVDGIEQSIIQAHENLRPGSIFVNTGELLDAGVNRSPSAYLNNPTAERNKYKYDVDKEMTLLKFVDDEWGPVGSFNWFATHGTSMSRTNGLISGDNKGAAARFMEDWFDQTNAGSTFSKASESSEVPRRVSNIIPIVHEKHHELLELAASFKSSPGRPATKFMSMARRVRSALRLADRPRFVSAFCQTNCGDVSPNVLGAFCTDTGLPCDFNHSTCSGKNELCYGRGPGYPDEFESTRIIGERQFKKAVDLFNKASEQLAGKVDYRHTYLDFSKLEVTIPKQGGGTEEVKTCPAAMGFAFAAGTTDGPGAFDFKQGDSQGNAFWKLVRDLLKTPDKEQVDCQQPKPILLDTGEMKEPYDWAPSILPIQILRIGQLVILTVPGEFTTMSGRRLRDAVKAVLTASTGQFNGNVHVVIAGLSNTYSQYITTFEEYEIQRYEGASTLFGPHTLSAYIQEFKKLATALKSGQPVQQGPQPPDLLDKQISLLAPVVLDATPIGKKFGDVCKDVPKNSTFKRGDTVTVVFWSACPRNDLMTEGTFALVELLQGKDTWIPVYDDDDFCLRFIWSRPSKFSARSQATLEWRIPETAAAGVYRIRHFGAAKSLLGSIKHFTGSSSAFVVA, from the exons ATGGAgctgttttcttttctaaatCTACATTTGTGGAGACCAGCGGCAATGATTTGGTTTGCCCAGCTACTGCTGCTGTTGCTGCTAGTACAAGAGAATCGTACAGTAGTAGGGGCAACTTCCAATTATTTAATAGGGCTTGGAAGTTATGACATTACTGGTCCTGCTGCTGATGTTAATATGATGGGGTATGCCAACATGGATCAAACTGCATCTGGAGTTCACTTCAGATTGCGAGCTCGTGCATTTATTGTAGCAGAACCACAGGGGAACCGCATCCTTTTTGTTAATCTTGATGCTTGTATGGCCTCCCAACTCGTGACTATTAAAGTTCTTGAGAGATTGAAGACGAG GTATGGAGATCTTTATACTGATAAGAATGTTGCTATTAGTGGTATACACACGCATGCTGGCCCTGGGGGTTATCTACAGTATGTTGTGTATATAGTGACATCCCTTGGGTTTGTACGTCAGTCATTTGATGCTCTTGTTGATGGCATTGAACAAAGTATCATACAAGCTCATGAAAATCTACGGCCTGGGTCAATATTTGTCAACACAG GAGAACTTCTTGATGCTGGTGTCAATCGCAGTCCCAGTGCTTATCTTAATAATCCGACAGCAGAACGCAATAAATATAAGTATGACGTTGACAAAGAAATGACCCTTTTAAAGTTTGTAGATGATGAGTGGGGCCCAGTAGGTAGcttcaattggtttgcaacccATGGAACATCTATGAGCCGTACAAATGGGTTGATAAGTGGTGACAATAAAGGGGCTGCTGCACGATTTATGGAAGACTGGTTTGATCAGACTAATGCTGGAAGCACATTCTCTAAGGCATCTGAATCTAGTGAAGTCCCTCGTAGAGTATCAAACATCATTCCGATAGTTCATGAAAAGC ATCATGAATTGCTTGAGCTTGCTGCATCTTTCAAGTCTTCTCCGGGAAGGCCAGCAACCAAGTTTATGAGTATGGCTAGACGAGTGAGGAGTGCTCTAAGGCTGGCTGATAGGCCTAGATTTGTATCTGCATTTTGTCAAACCAACTGCGGTGACGTTAGTCCAAATGTTCTTGGCGCATTTTGCACAGACACAGGATTGCCTTGTGACTTCAATCATAGTACCTGTAGTGGGAAGAACGAGTTGTGTTATGGCCGAGGCCCAGG TTACCCAGATGAATTTGAGAGTACACGCATCATTGGGGAGAGACAATTCAAAAAAGCTGTCGATCTTTTCAATAAAGCATCAGAACAGTTGGCGGGGAAGGTTGATTATCGTCATACTTATCTGGACTTCTCAAAACTAGAGGTTACAATACCAAAACAGGGAGGTGGTACTGAAGAAGTTAAAACCTGCCCTGCTGCTATGGGCTTTGCCTTTGCTGCTGGTACAACTGATGGCCCTGGAGCTTTTGACTTTAAGCAAGGAGATAGCCAG GGGAATGCTTTTTGGAAATTGGTGCGTGACTTGCTTAAAACTCCAGATAAGGAACAAGTAGACTGTCAACAACCAAAACCGATTCTGCTAGATACTGGTGAAATGAAGGAGCCTTATGATTGGGCT CCTTCAATACTTCCAATCCAGATCCTAAGGATAGGGCAGTTGGTCATTCTCACTGTGCCTGGAG AATTCACAACTATGTCTGGGAGACGGCTCCGTGATGCTGTGAAGGCAGTGCTTACTGCAAGTACTGGACAGTTTAATGGAAATGTGCATGTTGTAATAGCTGGGCTAAGTAACACATATTCTCAATATATTACCACCTTTGAGGAGTACGAGATACAGAGATACGAG GGTGCCTCCACACTTTTTGGTCCGCATACCCTCAGTGCCTACATACAGGAGTTCAAGAAGCTCGCAACAGCCCTAAAAAGTGGACAACCTGTTCAACAAGGCCCACAACCACCAGATCTTCTAGACAAGCAAATAAGCCTTTTAGCGCCAGTTGTGTTGGATGCAACTCCCATAGGCAAAAAATTTGGGGATGTCTGCAAAGATGTACCTAAGAACTCCACCTTCAAGAGAGGTGACACAGTAACTGTTGTTTTCTGGTCCGCATGCCCCCGAAATGACCTCATGACTGAAGGTACATTTGCTCTTGTGGAGCTTCTCCAAGGGAAGGATACTTGGATTCCTGTTTACGATGATGATGACTTTTGCCTCCGGTTTATATGGTCAAGACCTTCTAAATTTAGCGCTCGAAGTCAGGCGACTTTAGAGTGGAGAATACCAGAAACAGCTGCTGCAGGTGTTTATAGAATAAGACATTTTGGTGCTGCTAAGAGTCTTCTGGGGTCAATCAAGCATTTCACGGGTTCATCCAGTGCTTTTGTGGTGGCCTGA